From one Nematostella vectensis chromosome 7, jaNemVect1.1, whole genome shotgun sequence genomic stretch:
- the LOC5509683 gene encoding RNA-binding protein 34 isoform X2, with protein sequence MAAASELAAFAVGEISQVLSTEKKSKKKKADETSNLSSLFSVVQAQKPVFMKVAPTQKKIKETTDEIKRDADSQNKTAKRRKDDDIDSKNETGDLPVELSEKPSSNREAAMNRINKKNPTPTPEDPERLDRTVFVGNLPLTLKKKALKKYFSKYGEVESVRFRSAALAKPNLSRKVGMKRKEFHSERHTLNGYVVYKTAENANQAIASNGEEIDGFHIRVDLASNDKAHDHQRSVFIGNLPFDIEEEPLRELFTTCGNVESVRLIRDRKTGIGKGFGYVLFESKDAVVFALKMNNAEFKGRKIRVFPSKDKPQTGQIQRQRKPKPQGHSFSGIKASQHKKDSKKKTKHRQKGPPGKGFSGRKPKFPGKRKNFDKGDTNQNRTMAKGPQRNKQQKRPAAKDSTHKNTKRRKT encoded by the exons atggcggccgCATCTGAACTCGCTGCCTTTGCTGTTGGCGAGATTTCTCAAGTGTTATCAACTGAGAAGAAGAGTAAAAAGAAGAAAGCTGACGAAACCAGCAATTTATCGAGTCTATTTAGCGTCGTTCAGGCTCAGAAACCGGTGTTTATGAAAGTCGCCCCGACGCAAAAG aaaataaaggaGACCACAGATGAGATCAAAAGAGATGCTGATTCTCAAAATAAAACGGCAAAGAGAAGAAAAGATGATGACATTGATTCTAAAAATGAAACAG GTGATTTGCCAGTAGAATTATCCGAGAAGCCTTCAAG TAACAGGGAAGCAGCAATGAATAGAATAAACAAGAAGAACCCCACCCCTACCCCTGAAGACCCTGAGAGACTAGACAGGACAGTGTTTGTTGGCAATCTCCCACTCACACTTAAAAAGAAG gcattaaagaaatatttttccaAGTATGGGGAAGTAGAAAGTGTCCGTTTTAGATCAGCG GCATTAGCAAAGCCCAATCTTTCAAGAAAGGTCGGAATGAAAAG AAAAGAGTTCCACTCTGAGCGGCACACGCTTAATGGCTATGTGGTGTACAAGACTGCAGAGAATGCCAACCAGGCGATAGCCAGCAATGGCGAGGAGATAGATGGATTTCACATCCGTGTGGACTTGGCCTCTAATGACAAG GCTCATGATCATCAAAGGTCTGTGTTTATAGGAAATCTACCATTTG ATATTGAGGAAGAGCCTCTGAGGGAGCTGTTCACCACTTGTGGCAATGTGGAGTCCGTTCGGCTGATCAGAGATAGGAAAACTGGCATTGGAAAAGGCTTTGGATATGTCTTGTTTGAG AGTAAAGATGCTGTGGTCTTTGCCCTTAAAATGAACAATGCCGAATTCAAAGGGAGAAAAATCAGAGTTTTTCCCTCCAAAGACAAACCGCAAACTG GTCAGATTCAGAGACAACGCAAACCCAAGCCTCAAGGCCACTCATTTAGTGGAATCAAAGCCTCACAACACAAGAAAGAcagcaagaaaaagacaaaacacAGACAAAAGGGACCCCCTGGGAAAGGCTTCTCTGGCAGGAAACCCAAATTTccaggaaaaagaaaaaactttGACAAAGGGGACACTAATCAAAACAGAACTATGGCAAAAGGTCCACAGCGGAATAAACAGCAAAAGCGACCTGCTGCTAAGGACAGTACTCACAAAAATACAAAGAGGAGAAAAACATAG
- the LOC5509689 gene encoding AT-rich interactive domain-containing protein 4A: MAQGSEEPPFLTVGTEVSAKYRGAFCEASIKTIKKLVKCKIQYKNNTTGTVNDDGVKGALKVGSVVEVKNSDGQLVDGVITKLTDASVYTVVFDDGDERTLRRTSLCLKGERHFNESETLDHLPLTDPENFGTPVVQNGKKRKKRRLSQQSASIDDSENEAESPAPVVKKKCLFNDSIVGKVVVVERGTKRKSHWFPALGVSPSSDNMEFIKSKDHCLARSFKDGNYHIVNVRDTKDFSKDEEPVSTAIRTENRVTKAAIDRAIAYLETGRIPSIWEGNKSEVIMKDEDTGKAKLEKQSSEEGSEDDEDEKKEFMTKLTAFMDDRRTPITRPPVLGNQDLDLYKLYVLVQEFGGMEEVTNQQQWRNLYSKMGIAIMPPSASHHIKMAYKKYLQPYEEHQLGKPNQEPDEDNVDSSTRERNTSMRGKPTEDEKTEAPHPRERSSSRTRLDRSMKNSKPDKPATPDKPDKRVKPVSMPESKPAGPKKPDKLILPDRSSPTGKPSRVPTPSKATPSKRATTPNNKGKPNSKPSTPNQPPTPDSSDDLSVDKRDASRRRGEDESSSHHDESIDSEVDIDDEVTSPESELAVDVVNSPGSLSDISESRSDYCPEDPKDYNVGDKIQVKYGRGRNQLIYEAKITTIDENAEEGILFLIHYAGWNNRYDEWISPDRVVGKSTCQSRKKGTFMVRGIEVARPKFPPKPMGRNLQKAMHKKGKLIPPNSGAGKASNGKNAPTNGNKAPTRSASPSVTSAASPGTVSRRTRSERNSLPESANGTSEGDALSSGRSPPTKRQQKSVTPEPTDCDKAEEVKPLVPIPDKKPSLEENVVKSFDQAFEKEDAPLTCSKKEDKEVIVPDPQEPTSNDNEHEKKEPEKPKEQGGRKKSRRVLNGLIRSLSSPASMNSDYSLQEDDPDAPPVKKVKVEEEKDLEDIKIEKLLGENVPSETPAAAPHSEGSTSADADKFCSMNGRIEEQQPQEGVEENKSESENNQKDNSQSSSPNGSTSSSKDECESTKEKPEKHTSRPRHDSKSDKKNSDDKHRRHRRRREKKKQRHHSGNDSTGSDIPASPGIANSPASRPSPSRPRINFDAELVMIKANKDSSERIRLLQEKIKEMRKLYGSLKAEVATIDRRRKRLKKKREEHEADSALQESNHKSSSCVSPTPPQVECR, translated from the exons ATG GCACAGGGAAGCGAAGAGCCTCCCTTCCTGACGGTGGGAACTGAAGTTAGTGCAAAATATCGAGGAGCTTTTTGCGAAGCCAGCATAAAGACTATAAAGAAACTCGTCAAATGCAAG ATCCAGTACAAAAATAATACAACTGGGACAGTCAACGATGACGGAGTAAAAGGAGCTTTAAAG GTTGGATCAGTTGTAGAAGTCAAGAATTCTGATGGCCAGTTGGTAGATGGAGTAATCACTAAACTAACTGATGCCAGTGTCTACACAGTTG TATTTGATGATGGAGATGAAAGAACTCTAAGGAGGACATCCCTGTGTTTAAAGGGGGAGCGTCATTTCAATGAGAGTGAA ACCCTAGACCATCTTCCATTAACAGATCCTGAGAATTTTGGAACACCAGTAGTTCAA AATGGGAAAAAGCGTAAAAAGAGAAGATTGAGTCAACAAAGTGCAAG TATTGATGATTCTGAAAATGAAGCAGAATCTCCAGCACCAGTagtgaaaaagaaatgtcTCTTCAATGATAGCATTGTTGGAAAG GTTGTTGTAGTTGAGCGAGGGACTAAACGGAAATCCCACTGGTTTCCAGCTTTG GGAGTGAGTCCAAGCTCAGATAACATGGAGTTTATCAAATCTAAAGACCACTGCCTAGCAAGATCCTTCAAAGATGGCAACTA TCATATTGTCAATGTACGTGATACAAAGGATTTCTCTAAGGATGAAGAACCTGTTAGTACTGCCATTCGAACAGAAAACAGAGTCACCAAGGCTG CTATTGATCGGGCCATTGCATATCTGGAAACTGGGCGTATCCCATCTATCTGGGAAGGGAACAAGTCAGAGGTGATAATGAAGGATGAGGACACAGGAAAAGCAAAGCTAGAAAAGCAGTCTTCCGAGGAGGGGAGTGAAGATGACGAAGACGAGAAGAAAGAGTTCATGACAAAACTAACTGCATTCATGGACGATAGAC GAACCCCAATCACTCGTCCTCCAGTGCTGGGTAACCAGGATCTGGACTTGTACAAACTCTATGTGCTGGTGCAGGAATTTGGTGGAATGGAAGAGGTCACCAATCAACAACAATGGAGAAATCTCTACTCCAAGATGGGAATTGCTATTATGCCTCCTAGTGCGTCTCATCACATTAAAATGGCTTATAAAAA GTACTTACAACCATATGAAGAACACCAACTTGGAAAACCCAATCAAGAGCCAGACGAGGATAACGTTGATAGTTCCACCCGTGAAAGAAACACAAGCATGCGAGGCAAACCCACGGAAGATGAGAAAACAGAGGCCCCTCATCCAAGGGAAAGAAGTTCCTCACGGACTAGGCTGGACCGGTCCATGAAAAACAGCAAGCCAGATAAACCTGCCACTCCTGACAAGCCAGATAAACGAGTAAAACCAGTTTCAATGCCAGAGAGTAAACCTGCAGGGCCAAAGAAACCAGACAAGTTGATTCTTCCTGATAGGAGCTCTCCTACTGGTAAACCCTCCAGAGTCCCCACCCCTAGTAAGGCCACGCCCAGCAAGCGAGCTACCACACCTAATAACAAGGGAAAACCTAATAGTAAACCTTCCACTCCCAACCAGCCCCCAACACCAGACAGCAGCGATGACCTCTCAGTTGACAAGAGAGACGCTTCaaggaggagaggagaggatgAGTCTAGCTCTCATCATGATGAAAGCATAGACTCAGAGGTGGATATTGATGATGAAGTGACGTCACCTGAGTCTGAGCTTGCGGTGGATGTGGTGAACAGTCCTGGCAGCCTGTCTGACATCAGTGAGTCCAGGTCTGATTACTGCCCTGAGGATCCAAAGGATTATAATGTGGGTGACAAGATCCAAGTCAAATACGGGCGTGGACGCAATCAGCTTATCTACGAGGCCAAG ATTACAACAATTGATGAGAATGCAGAGGAGGGTATTCTTTTTCTGATTCATTATGCTGGATGGAATAACAG ATACGATGAGTGGATAAGCCCAGATCGTGTTGTCGGCAAGAGCACATGCCAATCCAGAAAAAAGGGAACCTTTATGGTAAGAGGGATTGAGGTAGCAAGACCAAAATTCCCACCAAAGCCAATGGGTAGAAATCTTCAGAAAGCGATGCACAAGAAGGGGAAGCTGATTCCTCCCAACAGTGGCGCCGGCAAGGCTTCTAATGGCAAAAATGCACCCACCAATGGGAATAAAGCACCTACAAGATCTGCATCACCCTCGGTGACTTCGGCCGCTTCCCCTGGAACAGTGTCACGGCGCACACGCTCTGAGAGGAACTCTTTGCCAGAGTCAGCTAATGGAACATCTGAAG GTGATGCCCTTTCATCTGGGCGTAGTCCACCGACAAAAAGACAGCAAAAATCAGTGACTCCAGAGCCAACTG ATTGTGACAAAGCTGAAGAGGTCAAGCCCCTAGTTCCCATTCCTGACAAGAAGCCTTCACTAGAGGAAAATGTTGTGAAGAGTTTTGACCAAGCATTTGAGAAGGAAGATGCCCCTCTAACTTGCTCCAAGAAAGAGGACAAGGAGGTGATTGTTCCTGATCCCCAAGAACCGACAAGTAATGATAACGAGCATGAGAAAAAGGAACCAGAAAAGCCAAAGGAACAGGGAGGTAGAAAGAAAAGCAGGCGAGTACTGAATGGTTTGATTAGAAGCCTGAGCTCCCCGGCATCCATGAACTCAGACTACTCTTTGCAAGAAGATGACCCTGATGCTCCTCCTGTCAAGAAAGTCAAGGTTGAAGAGGAGAAGGACTTGGAGGATATTAAGATTGAGAAGTTATTAGGTGAAAATGTTCCAAGTGAGACTCCAGCAGCTGCGCCACACTCTGAAGGGAGCACCAGTGCTGATGCTGACAAGTTCTGCAGTATGAATGGCCGCATCGAAGAGCAACAGCCACAGGAAGGAGTGGAAGAGAACAAGTCTGAGTCTGAGAATAATCAGAAGGACAACTCTCAGTCGTCCagtccaaatg GTAGCACATCCAGCAGTAAAGATGAATGCGAGTCTACTAAAGAGAAACCagaaaagcacactagcagaCCCAGACATGATAGCAAATCAGACAAGAAAAATTCTGACGACAAACACAGGCGGCACAGAAGgagaagagaaaagaaaaagcagAGGCACCATTCTGGGAATGACAGCACTGGTAGCGACATCCCAGCTAGTCCAGGAATAGCCAACTCTCCTGCCTCCAGACCCTCACCCTCTCGACCGAGAATCAATTTTGATGCTGAGCTAG TTATGATAAAAGCAAACAAAGATAGCTCAGAGAGAATACGACTTTTACAAGAGAAAATAAAGGAGATGAGAAAACTTTATGGATCATTAAAAGCTGAGGTTGCCACCATTGACCGCAGAAGGAAAAGAttaaagaaaaagagagaaG AACATGAAGCGGATTCTGCCTTACAAGAAAGCAATCACAAGTCATCTAGCTGTGTATCACCTACTCCTCCTCAAGTCGAGTGTAGATAG
- the LOC5509698 gene encoding uncharacterized protein LOC5509698 gives MNITSSRYGTFEASLERRASEIHSIDEQGFDGDAVSEINFSGSFVQSQDPIVKRQDLLIQNRLPLLYRSILVWLEDKGNLGILITLHIAIIGVFMLTLTAKKTVFRVIAQNLVSCGILGMAGGMTNWLALKFIFIRIPGVYGSGVFENCSDEIIKTFRRIVINIFLEQSFLEHFIEQKLPQLMVAINIEGQLRHVLESQTVELMINRELHALSISAEGQLLSMAGIRTSALRPLLRPMLMEMMADIIPEKLENLYTSEKRNTAVLLRQEITRYLDRRRSEQHTKEVSHFVKLILYKHLSWLVILGCGAGVLMGVISQITQVGKLI, from the exons ATGAATATCACGAGCTCAAGATACGGGACATTTGAAGCGAGTTTGGAGAGAAGAGCCTCGGAGATCCACTCGATAGACGAGCAAGGATTCGATGGCGATGCCGTCAGCGAG ATCAACTTCAGTGGCAGCTTTGTTCAATCCCAGGACCCAATAGTCAAGCGACAAGACTTGCTCATACAAAATAGACTTCCTTTATTGTACAGAAGCATTCTTGTTTGGTTAGAAGACAAGGGAAACCTAGGGATCTTGATAACATTACACATAGCAATTATTGGAGTGTTCATGTTGACTCTGACTGCAAAGAAAACGGTATTCAGAGTAATTGCACAAAATTTAGTCTCATGTGGTATTCTCGGCATGGCTGGGGGCATGACTAACTGGCTGGCTTTAAAATTCATCTTTATTAGGATCCCAGGAGTGTATGGCTCAGG GGTATTTGAGAACTGCTCTGATGAGATTATAAAGACATTTAGACGGATAGtcataaacatatttttggAACAGTCATTCTTAGAGCACTTTATAGAACAAAAACTACCACAGCTAATGGTGGCAATTAACATTGAGGGCCAGTTAAGACATGTATTGGAGTCACAGACTGTGGAACTTATGATCAACAGGGAGTTACATGCCTTGTCTATCTCTGCTGAAGGGCAGCTTTTATCAATGGCTGGAATACGAACTTCTGCTTTGAGACCATTATTAAGACCAATGTTGATGGAAATGATGGCAGATATTATACCTGAGAAATTGGAAAACTTATATACTTCAGAAAAG AGAAACACAGCAGTGCTGCTCAgacaagaaataacaagaTACCTAGACCGTCGTAGAAGCGAGCAACACACAAAGGAGGTGTCACACTTTGTGAAGCTGATCTTGTACAAGCATCTAAGCTGGTTGGTTATCTTAGGATGTGGTGCTGGTGTCCTCATGGGTGTCATATCACAGATTACTCAAGTGGGCAAATTAATTTAG
- the LOC5509683 gene encoding RNA-binding protein 34 isoform X1, translated as MAAASELAAFAVGEISQVLSTEKKSKKKKADETSNLSSLFSVVQAQKPVFMKVAPTQKKIKETTDEIKRDADSQNKTAKRRKDDDIDSKNETGDLPVELSEKPSSNREAAMNRINKKNPTPTPEDPERLDRTVFVGNLPLTLKKKALKKYFSKYGEVESVRFRSAALAKPNLSRKVGMKRKEFHSERHTLNGYVVYKTAENANQAIASNGEEIDGFHIRVDLASNDKAHDHQRSVFIGNLPFDIEEEPLRELFTTCGNVESVRLIRDRKTGIGKGFGYVLFESKDAVVFALKMNNAEFKGRKIRVFPSKDKPQTGWTCNCIKQVLSVRFRDNANPSLKATHLVESKPHNTRKTARKRQNTDKRDPLGKASLAGNPNFQEKEKTLTKGTLIKTELWQKVHSGINSKSDLLLRTVLTKIQRGEKHSNKLMSLKNSRIVRP; from the exons atggcggccgCATCTGAACTCGCTGCCTTTGCTGTTGGCGAGATTTCTCAAGTGTTATCAACTGAGAAGAAGAGTAAAAAGAAGAAAGCTGACGAAACCAGCAATTTATCGAGTCTATTTAGCGTCGTTCAGGCTCAGAAACCGGTGTTTATGAAAGTCGCCCCGACGCAAAAG aaaataaaggaGACCACAGATGAGATCAAAAGAGATGCTGATTCTCAAAATAAAACGGCAAAGAGAAGAAAAGATGATGACATTGATTCTAAAAATGAAACAG GTGATTTGCCAGTAGAATTATCCGAGAAGCCTTCAAG TAACAGGGAAGCAGCAATGAATAGAATAAACAAGAAGAACCCCACCCCTACCCCTGAAGACCCTGAGAGACTAGACAGGACAGTGTTTGTTGGCAATCTCCCACTCACACTTAAAAAGAAG gcattaaagaaatatttttccaAGTATGGGGAAGTAGAAAGTGTCCGTTTTAGATCAGCG GCATTAGCAAAGCCCAATCTTTCAAGAAAGGTCGGAATGAAAAG AAAAGAGTTCCACTCTGAGCGGCACACGCTTAATGGCTATGTGGTGTACAAGACTGCAGAGAATGCCAACCAGGCGATAGCCAGCAATGGCGAGGAGATAGATGGATTTCACATCCGTGTGGACTTGGCCTCTAATGACAAG GCTCATGATCATCAAAGGTCTGTGTTTATAGGAAATCTACCATTTG ATATTGAGGAAGAGCCTCTGAGGGAGCTGTTCACCACTTGTGGCAATGTGGAGTCCGTTCGGCTGATCAGAGATAGGAAAACTGGCATTGGAAAAGGCTTTGGATATGTCTTGTTTGAG AGTAAAGATGCTGTGGTCTTTGCCCTTAAAATGAACAATGCCGAATTCAAAGGGAGAAAAATCAGAGTTTTTCCCTCCAAAGACAAACCGCAAACTG GTTGGACATGCAACTGCATTAAGCAAGTACTTTCG GTCAGATTCAGAGACAACGCAAACCCAAGCCTCAAGGCCACTCATTTAGTGGAATCAAAGCCTCACAACACAAGAAAGAcagcaagaaaaagacaaaacacAGACAAAAGGGACCCCCTGGGAAAGGCTTCTCTGGCAGGAAACCCAAATTTccaggaaaaagaaaaaactttGACAAAGGGGACACTAATCAAAACAGAACTATGGCAAAAGGTCCACAGCGGAATAAACAGCAAAAGCGACCTGCTGCTAAGGACAGTACTCACAAAAATACAAAGAGGAGAAAAACATAGCAATAAATTAATGTCACTAAAAAACAGTAGGATAGTGAGGCCATGA
- the LOC116616662 gene encoding uncharacterized protein LOC116616662: MEILSTRKPQISRENKVKRAVPAISMALASIVSHSKNKEFQQRCLEIIQETRVDRIEEKLNTKLWCLAKQKFGISQEASEGEQQAVPEAISQASVGSDTGKTPSTQTSIISSSYFDDLSDYYEADEICNMSLYDSQEPRQYTQSQATQDKPLPNTQEKNTCITSEPSELGIDIPLLNNTTQRKTQEVNSGITSELGLDKPLRNNIPQTNTQENTCFSSEPGLMGECFGSQETETDFLSEVVLEFSEYISKNSKQADPTGLEFHTEKTDENLLKEDDLETKDALHKDVLNEERGIEKENSFDWLEEFENNTFWAVNKEKSESEKEESDSSSVPSPARKRITTDKIKLSEGGFSHTRKDKDDLGNAGMCPVFKQFHYTSPISSNKVCLINEQTESFVLDDELSLFYEFGAFDEFSQ, translated from the exons ATGGAAATTTTATCGACCAGAAAACCGCAGATTTCTCGGGAAAATAAG GTTAAAAGAGCAGTCCCTGCCATCTCGATGGCGCTCGCCTCGATTGTATCACACAGCAAAAACAAGGAATTTCAACAGAGGTGCTTAGAAATTATACAG GAAACAAGAGTAGACAGGATTGAGGAAAAGTTGAATACCAAGCTATGGTGTTTGGCCAAACAGAAGTTTGGTATTAGCCAGGAGGCTTCAGAAGGTGAACAACAG GCTGTGCCAGAGGCTATATCGCAAGCATCAGTGGGATCAGACACTGGC AAAACACCTTCCACCCAGACCTCTATAATAAGCAGTAGTTACTTTGATGATCTAAGTGACTACTATGAAGCAGATGAGATCTGCAATATGAGCTTGTATGACAGCCAAGAGCCCCGGCAATACACACAATCACAAGCAACTCAAGACAAACCCCTGCCAAacacacaagaaaaaaacacatgtATTACATCTGAACCATCTGAACTGGGCATAGACATCCCCCTGCTTAATAACACCACTCAACGAAAGACACAAGAAGTAAACTCTGGTATTACATCTGAATTGGGCCTAGACAAACCCCTGCGTAATAACATCcctcaaacaaacacacaagaGAACACCTGTTTTTCATCTGAACCAGGCCTTATGGGAGAGTGCTTTGGAAGCCAGGAAACAGAAACAGATTTTTTGAGTGAGGTTGTGTTGGAGTTTTCAGAGTATATTAGCAAAAACAGCAAGCAGGCAGATCCTACAGGCCTTGAATTCCACACTGAAAAGACTGATGAAAATCTTCTTAAGGAAGATGATTTAGAAACTAAGGATGCATTGCACAAAGATGTTTTGAATGAGGAAAGAGGTATTGAGAAGGAAAATAGCTTTGACTGGTTGGAGGAGTTTGAAAATAATACCTTCTGGGCAGTCAATAAAGAGAAATCTGAGTCAGAAAAAGAAGAGTCAGACTCATCATCAGTTCCTTCACCAGCAAGGAAGCGAATCACAACAGACAAAATCAAACTGTCAGAAGGTGGCTTTAGTCATACAAGGAAAGATAAAGATGATTTGGGAAATGCAGGGATGTGTCCTGTTTTTAAGCAGTTTCACTATACCAGCCCAATAAGCTCTAACAAAGTATGTCTGATAAATGAACAAACCGAGTCATTTGTACTAGATGACGAGTTGTCTTTATTTTATGAATTTGGAGCTTTTGATGAGTTTTCTCAATAG
- the LOC125568322 gene encoding leucine-rich repeat-containing protein 57-like, whose amino-acid sequence MESTKATSDIPEKGTVDFLIQSSKNLNSLDLSFQNLSNFPTGLLELTQLEYLYLKGSQISALPEEFFRKLINLVWLDLRDNQLENLPNSIGEHGRLKTLLLQGNKLKILPLELGLLNSLSAISLSGNPIEDPPEDVIKEGVTNIQVFLLKKLGFQEVEVKGDNESIDSDSDFEECIPLRDAKKRNKTPLKNRCRTPNNEDKDVGFRATAGADPETLPPRASVSSPVEFRPLLPPAASTHPAIYGSWLGGNPNFYIHKPWKTGTFLTRTKVNGKSQNIHSA is encoded by the coding sequence ATGGAAAGCACCAAAGCAACCTCAGATATTCCTGAAAAGGGAACAGTGGATTTTCTTATTCAGAGCtcaaaaaatttaaattctTTAGATTTAAGTTTTCAGAACTTGAGCAATTTTCCAACAGGTTTGCTTGAACTAACTCAGCTTGAGTATTTGTATCTAAAAGGATCTCAGATATCTGCTCTTCCTGAGGAATTCTTCAGGAAACTCATAAACTTGGTATGGCTTGACTTGAGAGACAATCAACTAGAAAACTTGCCCAATTCCATTGGTGAGCATGGCAGACTTAAGACTCTTCTCCTTCAAGGAAACAAGCTGAAAATTTTGCCATTAGAACTTGGGTTATTAAACTCTCTCAGCGCCATCAGTCTTTCTGGGAACCCTATTGAGGATCCCCCAGAGGATGTGATCAAGGAAGGAGTGACAAACATCCAGGTCTTTCTTCTGAAGAAACTTGGTTTCCAAGAAGTCGAGGTCAAGGGAGATAACGAATCCATAGATTCAGACTCAGATTTTGAGGAGTGTATTCCCTTAAGAGATGCTAAAAAGAGAAATAAGACACCCTTAAAAAACAGATGTAGAACTCCAAATAATGAAGACAAAGATGTTGGATTTCGGGCTACAGCTGGCGCTGATCCTGAGACACTGCCCCCTAGGGCAAGTGTGTCGTCGCCAGTGGAGTTCAGACCACTGCTGCCACCGGCTGCCTCTACCCATCCAGCAATATATGGGTCATGGCTTGGGGGAAACCCTAACTTCTACATCCACAAACCCTGGAAGACTGGAACATTCTTAACTAGGACTAAAGTGAATGGGAAATCACAAAATATTCATTCTGCCTAA